The stretch of DNA CAATCTCCACATACTGGGTAGAGATAGAGTAAAGTTAATTGGCCCTCCCAGAAAGATTCCAGCTAAGTTAAGCAGCCACATTTAAATACACACTCACTACCCCATTACTTAGACTTCACTGAAGCACAAAGTCTTGATTCTTAGTCTGGTTCCCTCACAGTTCAGTCAGACTCTGTGAGGCAGATGGGAAAGAAACTATTCTTTCTTTTAGTATCTACTGTTGCTTCAATACTAGCAATAAGGGGACTGTGCTGCCAGGTTAGCAGAATCTCATCAGGAAACTACAATCCTGGCAGAAATCAACTCAACTTTATAAATCTGCATATAACAGTACTAATTTGAATAAcactgagtcaaaaaaaaaaaacacttttcgttcaaaaaaacacatttgaaaaggaAATCTTCAGCACTACCACAAAATCTATTACAGCTAAATTTCaaaagtgagagagaagaaataaggTACAAACATCAAGgatttcttcatatcttttggCTGTTCGTTTTAGATCATCATCTTTCTCGgcaatttttttaagtaactgaTTTGTCTCTTCTTGATGGCTTTCTAAAagttcagcctccacctcctgggccttatctaataaataaaaatggacacagGCAAGAAAACACATTAGTCAAGAGTTAATATTTACATCTCAGTTTCAGTAACAATTCTCATTCcaattaattttgatatttaattttatataagcaTTGTAAGATGTTTAATGAGACATCTAACTCAACAGTGATCAAATGTATCCTTTCCCTGAGCAAAAGTGTCTTTACAAGGTAACTAATTAGCTAATACTTTCCGATTGTTTTACCTGCTCCCCCTCTCCTTAAGGTAAGTCATTGCCAGGCAGGGCAGGTTCCCAATAGAGAACGTTATTGGGCAAGGATTATTTCTTCTCCAGTTTAATGACTTAATGCACTTACCACAAAGTGCAAAAACAATAAGCTTAAATTATAGCCTCTGCTGATATAATTGTTCCTTCTGGAACTTAAACTTTTACttactgatagtttcttttatgGTCATTTCCAGCTCTTGCTCCTTTTGTGCCAGCTGCGTATTAAACTCCCTCATCAGCTGTTTTAATGTGGAATTGTGCTTCAGTTCAAGATCTTCCTGCTCCTGTCTGAGTAACAAAAATTTACAGTAAACTGTGGCCACACAAAGAACAAGCTGCAAGGAACTACCTGGTCTTCAAAACAGTGCATTGAGTTCACtgtatgaaaacatttttgagagagagagagagagagagagagtgtgtgtgtgtgtgtgtggtgtgtgtccaGGTACAGAAAACACTTCTGGAGGGACATATCAACTATGATTACCTCTAAGGGAGTGGTCCTAGGGACCACAgaatttttgctttccattttaatttttttcaaaacacatctatattatataataatactgCTAATACCAAAAACAATGAAacgaaaagaaaataattacttggATATATCCCTAATAACCAGAATCTTGTACACAAGAAAAGGTTTTTCTCCCCTAAATGGACATGGAATAACACTGTCACTTGCCCTAAATTGTTTTTACTTCTCCTCATATTTAACATACTGGATTTATGTTTAATACTTTGGGTTGGTGAAACTTacccaaataatttaaaataactgtattaggcacaaaaaaaaaaaaagagagagacttcatTAAGGACTGCCATAAAAATATTCAGGCTGATATAAAACTTACttgattttctcttccctttcttgttCATACTCTTTCTTTAGTATTTCTAATTCTTGCTGATGCTCCTTTCTCAACATTCGAAGGTCTTTCTGCAGTCTAACAATCTCCTTGCCCAGTTTCTGTTTCTCCCGTTCTGCCCCTGCTAATTTAAACTCCAGGTCATTGTGCTGGGCTTCCATGTTACTAAGCAATTTGGGTTGGACCAAATGTGATTTGGACTTTTCGTCAGTGTTTTCTTCCAAAAGTTCTGTGGGTTTATTTTTTCCATCCATCTGTTGTAAAGCctgtaatttttcatattttgaggTCAACGCTTCCATTTCAACTCTATGTACTTCTTTCTGTCTTACTAAGCAGGAATCCAGCTCTTTTATCTTTTGCTCCAAGATTTGACAGGATAGTTCCTTCTCCTGGAGGATTTTCTGGACATCGTCAAACACATTTTCCAAGTTTTGCTTTGCCTGTATGTTATTTTTACATCCTTCTTCTTCCACATGCTGGGATACTATCAAggaatatttcttgtttttttcttcaagttcttCTTGAAGATGACCTATCATAACTTGATCTTCATGTTGCTTCGCCTCAGCATGTTCTAGCTTTATTAAGAGCTCCTGGTATTTGCACTGCATTTCAGAATGAGAAGAAACAGTCTCTTCTTTTTCCTGCCCTACCCTCGgcaatagcttttctttttcagttaaatttctttgtaaaatactgattttttcttcatgtgtctTCTGCATACAGCCTTGGGAATCTGATTCTTGTCCAGTACATGCTGCCACATTTTTTGCTGATCTGGGTACAATTAATGTTTCTGATTGTGAACTTTCCACTGACTTAAGTTTTTCTTCCAAGATGTgaacttccctttctttttcctgcaATTTTGTATTTAACTCACTCAAATGGCTTTCTGTACCTTTTTTATactgctcttctttctcttccatttgAGATAACAACTGCTTCTTAATGGCAGCAATTttttgttcagcttttttcttCAACTCTGCTAATTTTGCAGCACTTTCTGACTCAAGCCTATCTTCCAATGCCTTTAACTCCTCCTCTTTGCTCTTCACACTTAAATTCACATgttctaattctttcttcttagtTTCAAGTTCAGCTTTCATGGAATAAACTTGGTTTTCAAGTGTTAAGattttttcttcagcttctttAACCCTGTTGTCCTTTTCCTCTCCTAACTCTTGAAAATGTTGAAGTTTCTGAACCAATTCTTCGTGTTCAATATCCTTTTGTTGATTGTAATTTTTAAGAACTTCATTTAAGGTCTCTATTTCAATCGTTTTCTGGGTAATATGGTCCTCTAATTCCACAATTCTTGCTGTTTGAgtctttaattctgtttctaAATTACACTCCTTTTTCTCCATCTTGCTCTTCTTGTCTTCCATTTCACCCTTTAAACAATCAAATCTTTTATTTTGCTGATCAAGGTCTTCCTTCAATAAATTTATCTTCTCATCCTTTTCATGAGCttcctttaattttaattcaagcTGAATCTGCAATTCTTTAATAGTGTTTTGATGCTGTGTAAATCTTGACTGTGCTTTCTTCTTCCATTCTGAGAATTTATTGGACCAGTGATCTACCTGCTCAAGAGCAGAAATTTTCTCTTTACTCAGAGTATCAACTTTTAAAGATAAATCTTGCACCTGATCCAGCaattcatgtttttcttcatcATATTGCTTTCTTAGTGATGAAATGGCTGCTTCTTTTTCAGATAGGCTGATACTATTTTGAAGCTGAACATTCAAATCAGTTAGTTGTTTACTAAGACTGctaatctcaatttttttttctttaagctcttCTTTCATCAATGTGACAGCATTGATGTTTTCAGATAACTCTTTCTTCAACTGTGTTATACAAGACTCCTTTTCAGAAGCAGCCTGTTGCTGATTGCCTCCTTCCTTCTGTAAGGCTTCTTTTTCTGTTAGAAGACTTTCAATATCAGCCTTCATGCtcttaatttgattttctttttcttctaactgATGAGTAGCCtgttgaaaagaaatatttagtgcATTCTGTTCCTCTGTCAACTGTCTAAGCTGTGCTTCTAATTCAGAAACTGTGCAAGTTTTAATTAACAGTGCCTCCTTAACTTTAGTTGTATGGTGCTGACAATGAGAAATCCTAGAGAGAATGGCATTAGTTTTACTACTACTAATGTTGATTAGCTCATTTGTTTTAGCTTCTAGTAAGGCTTCGGTTTTCTTACAGCAAATATCTAGCTGAATCGCTAGTTCCTCAGACAGTTTTTTAAATTCCAAGCTCTTGTCCTCTAGGCTTTTGTTACTGCTTTCATGTGAAGATTTCAAACTCTGGAATTCTTCATCTGTGGTTTTCAACTTGCTAGTCAACTCAGAAACCTTCCGCTTATCTTCTTCTGCCAGCATCTTCAGTTCAACTAGCTGCTCTTGAAGAAAAGTATTTTCCTTCAGAGAATTATTCAAGTCAACCTCCAGCTTTTCAAGGTGGGCTTTCAGTTTAGTTTCATCTTGTGCAAGAGAATTCACATGGGCAGACTTCTGCTTTAACTGTTCCTGTAATTCATTTAATGTTGTATCCTGCTTAACACCTTCTTCCTTCAGCCATGTTATTTCCTTGTTCATCTCTTCTTTTTCACACCCAAATAGGAGGATCTTCTGTTTCAGTTCTGCTAcctcttgttctttttcctgCAATTGGATTTCATGTATTTCCTGAAGTTCTTCAGCTTGCTGATTAAGTTTCTTTTCCCAGATTGATATGACATCATTGAGTTCTCGTTGATGAACCTCTGTAAGactttctatttgttctttttggtttgtttccagtCTTGACACTGCATCACTGATTCCAGCTGAGTTAGCCTGTGCCATTTCCAGCATTTTGGcattaaactgtttttctttctgactaAGTTCTAGAACAGTATTTTCAAGCTCTTTCTTAAGTTTGGCTTCCTGATccagtaattttttctttaacgtTTCTTGCAtctcctttgctttctgtttaattttttccatctttttttcttggtttttaaatttggttTCATATTCCTCGTTCAAAATATGAATACTGTCCTCCTTGGCTGACAATTTCTGTGTGAGtatctcaatttctttcttctgtccttctctcatttgtaaaattgcattttccttttccaccaaGATTTGCTTTGTCTGTTCCTGTTCTCTGTTACTATCTTCAAGTTTGGACTCATAGACTTGGGTTAAAGATTTTACCTTTTGCTCCATTTCACTATTCTGTTTTTCAAGTTGCTGCATTAAGTCCTGCACCTGGATTTTGTGAGCATCTAACTCAGTacaaacatctttcttttgtgtttcaaCTTCAGCTACCTGTTTGGTAAGAAGAATTCTTTCTGTTTCCAAATCCAACAACTTCTGCTGCAATTGGGCCAACTGTTCCTCATATGCTTTTGTCTGCTCATGTGTGGCACTCTGGTAAGACTGAAAAACATCCAGCTTAGCAGATGCCTGCTGGAGTTCCCCTTCAGACCTTTTAATATCTGCCTCTAAATTTTCCACATGAGTCTGATGCTCTTTCAAATGCTTGTCCTTTTCCTTCAACAGAAGCTCAAGTTGATTAATTTGATCTTTTAATGCCTTCTCAGTCCTCTGGATAGATACCTCGTGTTCTTTAATGATACTGTCAACTTGCTGCTGGTGATAATTTTTCTGTTCATCCATCTTGGCCTCTAATTCCTGCTTCATTTTATCTGTTTGATCTTTCAGAACAGAAAGTTCCTCTTCTAGCTTGTGACGGGCTTTTAATACCTCTGACAGTTCAGAAGATAATGATTCTAGTTCTGTTTGTTTCACGTCAAGCTTTTCTAAagtcttttcattcatttcttctatgTGAGCCTGGAAGAGAatctctttgtctttcaacaatgtttctttttcttgttcacaCCTTTCCCtaagtttttccatttctgtctGATATTGTTGCTTTAAGACTTGGAGTTTTTCAGTCCAAAGGGCATCGTGCTGATGCTTAAGGCTTTCCAATTCTGTCTTGTGTTTTTCAACCATGACTGTAATCTCCTTATTGTGCTTATTTTTTTCAGCTTCCAGATGAACAGCCAAATCTTttgactgatttttgttttcttgtaagcTTTTTTCCAAAGAACTTTCCAATTCAAGAATTCTCTGTTAATTAAAAACAGatgcatttttattaaagtacGTACTTACCTATTAGCAATGATACACAGACATGATGTTTACCACCTACCTGAAGatcaaaatttacataaatagcTTAACATATCATACCAAACACTAGAAAGGACAAAGAATCTGTGCTCAATTACTAAAGGAAtcaaataacaaagaaaagattatggccaggcatggtggctcacgcctgtaatcccagcagtctgggaggctgaggagggcagattacttgaagccgagagtttgagacccagcctggccaacatggtaaagccctgcctctaccaaaaaaatacaaaaattagccaggcggggtagcgtgcagctgtagtcccagctactcgggaggctgaggttggggaatcccttgaacccagcagaggctgcagtgagctgagatcgtgccactacactccagcctgggcaacaaagcaagactgtcgtgaaaaacaaacaaacaacaaaaaaaagaaaagaaaagattatatGCTTAACCCAACTTATAGTTCCAGCCtacatactattttattattctcataattttagaagaaaaagaatgtatgATTTTTCCACCTTCAAAATTATCATTTAGAAGgttcttttttcaaaaagaaggaacttacacaaattttaataaagattattattatctcatgaaaatgtaattttgaCTCTGAAGGAGTTAAGTAAGGCAGACCCACAAAATGTCAGAACTGGAAAGGTCCTAGGGTCCCAAGGAATTACTGAATATAATCTCTTCATGAGACAGGTGATGAAAttaaagtacaattaaattaaaaagctaacAAGTAGAAGACCTAGGCCTCCTAAGTGTCCATTTCACCCACCATGGAACCTTTTGTAAGTGTTAGTAATGGAAAAATTAAGGATGGTTTAGAGCTATGAGTAAGAAGTATGGCTATTATACTATCTAAATCAGAACAAAAAAGCTAACAAGTCTAAACGTCGTCAGTTTTCAAAACAGGTTGTACGTTTCAAATACTGCTAAGGAAAAGGGTCAGACAGGGTCTTTAAAATGTACACTCTGagacatatatacaaatatgttcaTTACGGGACTATGTTTAGTATGGAAAAACTGGGGAAACCAAATGCAAAACAACACACGAGTGTAATTAAACTGTGATATAAGCAGAGACTGGATTACGTTCAGGACATGGCATAAGATAAACCTGGACAAGCAGGAAGGTGCCAGAACAAGTAGTGCCTACAAAATGAGCCCACTTCCTAGACATCAAGAATGAGTACGCAAAGGAGATGCTGCAGGGTCAATGAAAAGCGGCAGACTCAGTGGCTGACAGAAATACAGCCAACTAAAGGCAGAACCAGGAGCACCATGTAATAAACAGAGCCTAAAGCCAAATCCACTCCCATGCATAGCTCACACTATCTAAAAATGAAGGGCACGTATACATAAATCTAATCCAGTAATCTTTGAAACTTTATACTGACTACAGAGATAACAAATTTTCATACGCAAATAGTTTCACAACTCCAGAATCTGAGTATCATTAAAACTTACAGTTCTGTAAGTCTCTGCTTCTTGCTGAAGGTTCCGaagtttattttcactttctatGAGGATTGCTTTTTTCTGCAACTCTAACTCTTCTAGGGCCAAAGAttcttgctgttctttttcttggCTGATCTTCAAATATTCTGATTGACTCTTTTCCTGTGCCAAAAATAATTAATACCACTTAAATGCATATAAATCTTCAGCATTTGCAAAGTACTTCCCCAGGAatcattcatttcttttgctctgcacccagccctgttGGATAGGTAATGTCATCATCTCTCTCCTCCCATGCTCTAGTCTACAGAAACAAGGCACTATGGCTTTTCCAGTGGGGTAATTGCCACAATTACTACTGATATGAAAAATTTTGTTCCAATAACCCCACTATGTCTGCTATTTTTCCACTACTTAAATGttttacaaaacactgctgaatgTGAAAGGTCACCAGAGTTCGGTATTTCTACTCTAGGTCTAGAAACTAGATTTAAGTTTATACAGTTTGTGAGTAATACCTCATTTAGAAAGGGATCCCACATGGAAAATCAAATTGAAATCAGAAGATAACTTGTGAATATATGGGTAAGATCAAGACAATATCTATAAAACAAAGCTACATTGGTTCTACCACCCTATCAATTCTTAAAAGCTTCTCTGATTGTCCTTACCATGTATCAATATTCAATTTAAAGTGTTTAGTGTTTTGAGAAGAGAAGCTTTAGAGAGTATTTTTAACGGTCGATTAAcatattaaatgttaatttcttaattgaaCTCCAATTAAGACAAGTGTACTTATCTATACCTATTGCTTAGAGCAGATATTGCCAACAGCAATACTTTCAGTTCACTGTACTCAAGTAAAGTGCACTACTTTAATTAAGGAAAAATTTTGTACCATATTATGAGTAGGTTGATAAGAAAATATTAGTTTCCATagcactgattttaaaatatccatttaaatatattatttaatgtaaactatattttaaatatatctctaCATGCCCATAAAGGAGGAAATTTTAATAGTCCACTGAATTAAGAAACGGGCAGGCACAGGTACCCACACATGTGTATATGAAGGCTGGCTCAGTGTCCCCAAAGGTCAATTACTCCAGCATGAAAACTCAGAGTAGGTCCTCATGACAGGAATTTTTAGTGCTATTTATTTCCcactttgtttcttaattttttgcccctatttttaatttatgttgtaCTGTTACAGTTTATTCTTGTAAAATGCTTTAATTCTTTTCTGgatcaacaaagaaaacaagtatGTGGCCATATATGTGTAAATTTCATGACCATAGACACCCAATCATACTGTAAATCCATGTGCCCCCACAGAGCAGATTAGAGAACTTGTTAACTCAATTCAAGAATCACTGCTGCTAGCAATTCTCGGGGCCCCAGAAGCAACTAAGAGTGAAAACAACAATATATGTAAGAAAGAAGATTAAAATCTAAAATCCTATTTATTATCCTTTTACACTGAAAGTATTTTTGAGTTACACATATTATCTTATGGATAATAACTTCATACAAAAACATATTACATTTTAGTCACTAACACTTTTTTATGGCAACTTATGTAAAAGGctttcataagtgaagaaaaatattttttgttttaaactttcaaattatgctattttaaaaaatctttcagcAAAAATCTCAATCtgcttttctggtttttgttagttcaggaagtttttaaatttaactctATTTTTTAAGCCATCATATGGACTGAAAATTAGTACTGAAATTAttccacttaaaataaaaattacttggccatttttatttcttcttctgtaaaatgcaaCTCAGCCAAAATTTTCTCAGACTTGAGCTCTGGGTACACTCAGTCTGATGAGATTTTTGACATTGTTCTTGAATTATGCACTCTCTTCTTAAATTATGCAGTCACTAGTTCAATTAATCtatcttctccttttcttgtCCCTAATCATAGCCTACTGTCAGGTGGGAGCGACGGATAaacaaactgcttaatgaaagtTTGTCAGTTATAGTGAATATTGACAAcgaaagagaaatataaatattgaaagaaattgttaaaaattttttaaatggtttaaaaagaaagtgtggccaagcacagtggctcacacctgtaatcccaacactttgggaggccaatgtgggtggataacttgaggttaggagctcaagaccagcctggccaacatggtgaaaccccatatctactaaaaataaaaaataaaaataaaaaaattcgctgagcttggtggtgtgcacctgcagtcccagttacttctgaggctgaggcaggggaatcacttgaactggggagatggagattatgcaggctgcagtgagccgagatctcaccactgcactccagcctaggcgatagagcgagactccatctcggaaaaaaaaagaaagaaagaaagagtgttAGATcagtaaatttaattttcacacaATACCAAGCTAATAAGCTCTGACAGCTTGCCTACTCCCTATCCTCTCTTTATACCCAAAAGTCAAGGCTGCCAGTAGTCTGACCTCCAACAGGAATGCAACGGTGAGAGGATGATAACTTTGTAACTCTGAGAAGTATAtctagagcagaaaaaaaaaaaaaaataggcactTACAAGAGCTACTTTCATTTGCTCCTGAAATTCCCTTTCTCGGGTCTGAAGCTTCTTGGTCAGTTCCTGCTCTTTTCTGGCCAGCTCCTTTTCATGAAGCTTCTGTAGCTTAGCAATTTGTTCTTCTGAGGATTTCTGAAAATGAGCCAAATAGATAATATAAGGACACCcagaataaaatatgtaactCCACAACTAAATACTATTATAATTTACTCAAACTAATaactttttaagaagaaaaaaatcatattcctCCTAAAACACATTTCCTGCACAGATCAAAGTCATCAAAGCCATGATAGTTAAAAGAATAACCagtaattttcttcttattttaagaTAAGTGCTGCTGCTGCAATAGACTTCATTTCCACATCTTGCAGGGATGTTCCCTACAAGTCAGGATAGGGGAGCACAGCTGAGGAATAAGGATGCTCTCAGAGAGGGCACTACACTGGTGAAGGTGCGCCCTGGATGCACCAATCAAATTATGCCCAGCTTTCCAGGCTTGTACTATTTATTAAAAGGTACaggccttgttcttttttttggatAGGAAACCTCAATCTCATAAAAATGTCAAATCTCCTTATATAAATCtaaaaagttaatatacaaaaaaaaaaaccagaatgggGGAGCCCACTGGACAAAATAAACATGGAAGAATAACAAACACTATTCCAAGAAATAAGAGTAATAATAAGAAACTACCAAATAGCATATTATAAAATTAGAGTAAACAGCTGCACACGGTCAGACAAAGCAATAGAACAGTacagagaatgaaggaaaaaaaacctcACATTTAATACTTTAATAATTTAGTATGTATTAAAGATAACgtgggcggggcatggtggcttatgcctgtaatcccagcactttgggaggccaaggcaggagaagagtttgagctcaggagttcaagactggcctggacaaaatagggagacccagtctctacaaaaaaaacaaacaaaaaaagaagataatatggCATATCGGAGGGAAAAATGTGGATTACTAAATAAATGATTTGGAGACCATTTGGTAGCCATCTGGGAAAAATCTAAGTTGAATCCTTACCTCACTCCTTACactaaataaat from Piliocolobus tephrosceles isolate RC106 chromosome 2, ASM277652v3, whole genome shotgun sequence encodes:
- the GOLGA4 gene encoding golgin subfamily A member 4 isoform X1 — protein: MFKKLKQKISEEQQQLQQTLAPGQASSNSSTPTRTRSRTSSFTEQLDEGTPNRENASTHASKSSDSVNGSEPSIPQAGDIQSFAQKLQLRVPSVESLFRSPIKESLFRSSSKESLVRTSSRESLNRLDLDSSTANFDPPSDMDSEAEDLVGNSDSLNKEQLIQRLRRMERSLSSYRGKYSELVTAYQMLQREKKKLQGILSQSQDKSLRRIAELREELQMDQQAKKHLQEEFDASLEEKDQYISVLQTQVSLLKQRLRNGPMNVDVLKPLPQLEPQAEFLTKEENPESDVEPVVEDGTSAKTLETLQQRVKRQENLLKRCKETIQSHKEQCTLLTSEKEALQEQLDERLQELEKIKDLHMAEKTKLITQLRDAKNLIEQLEQDKGMVIAETKRQMHETLEMKEEEIAQLRSRIKQMTTQGEELREQKEKSERAAFEELEKALSTAQKTEEARRKLKAEMDEQIKTIEKTSEEERISLQQELSRVKQEVVDVMKKSSEEQIAKLQKLHEKELARKEQELTKKLQTREREFQEQMKVALEKSQSEYLKISQEKEQQESLALEELELQKKAILIESENKLRNLQQEAETYRTRILELESSLEKSLQENKNQSKDLAVHLEAEKNKHNKEITVMVEKHKTELESLKHQHDALWTEKLQVLKQQYQTEMEKLRERCEQEKETLLKDKEILFQAHIEEMNEKTLEKLDVKQTELESLSSELSEVLKARHKLEEELSVLKDQTDKMKQELEAKMDEQKNYHQQQVDSIIKEHEVSIQRTEKALKDQINQLELLLKEKDKHLKEHQTHVENLEADIKRSEGELQQASAKLDVFQSYQSATHEQTKAYEEQLAQLQQKLLDLETERILLTKQVAEVETQKKDVCTELDAHKIQVQDLMQQLEKQNSEMEQKVKSLTQVYESKLEDSNREQEQTKQILVEKENAILQMREGQKKEIEILTQKLSAKEDSIHILNEEYETKFKNQEKKMEKIKQKAKEMQETLKKKLLDQEAKLKKELENTVLELSQKEKQFNAKMLEMAQANSAGISDAVSRLETNQKEQIESLTEVHQRELNDVISIWEKKLNQQAEELQEIHEIQLQEKEQEVAELKQKILLFGCEKEEMNKEITWLKEEGVKQDTTLNELQEQLKQKSAHVNSLAQDETKLKAHLEKLEVDLNNSLKENTFLQEQLVELKMLAEEDKRKVSELTSKLKTTDEEFQSLKSSHESSNKSLEDKSLEFKKLSEELAIQLDICCKKTEALLEAKTNELINISSSKTNAILSRISHCQHHTTKVKEALLIKTCTVSELEAQLRQLTEEQNALNISFQQATHQLEEKENQIKSMKADIESLLTEKEALQKEGGNQQQAASEKESCITQLKKELSENINAVTLMKEELKEKKIEISSLSKQLTDLNVQLQNSISLSEKEAAISSLRKQYDEEKHELLDQVQDLSLKVDTLSKEKISALEQVDHWSNKFSEWKKKAQSRFTQHQNTIKELQIQLELKLKEAHEKDEKINLLKEDLDQQNKRFDCLKGEMEDKKSKMEKKECNLETELKTQTARIVELEDHITQKTIEIETLNEVLKNYNQQKDIEHEELVQKLQHFQELGEEKDNRVKEAEEKILTLENQVYSMKAELETKKKELEHVNLSVKSKEEELKALEDRLESESAAKLAELKKKAEQKIAAIKKQLLSQMEEKEEQYKKGTESHLSELNTKLQEKEREVHILEEKLKSVESSQSETLIVPRSAKNVAACTGQESDSQGCMQKTHEEKISILQRNLTEKEKLLPRVGQEKEETVSSHSEMQCKYQELLIKLEHAEAKQHEDQVMIGHLQEELEEKNKKYSLIVSQHVEEEGCKNNIQAKQNLENVFDDVQKILQEKELSCQILEQKIKELDSCLVRQKEVHRVEMEALTSKYEKLQALQQMDGKNKPTELLEENTDEKSKSHLVQPKLLSNMEAQHNDLEFKLAGAEREKQKLGKEIVRLQKDLRMLRKEHQQELEILKKEYEQEREEKIKQEQEDLELKHNSTLKQLMREFNTQLAQKEQELEMTIKETINKAQEVEAELLESHQEETNQLLKKIAEKDDDLKRTAKRYEEILDAREEEMTTKVMDLQTQLEELQKKYQQKLEQEENPGNDNVTIMELQTQLAQKTTLISDSKLKEQEFREQIHNLEDRLKKYEKNVYATTVGTPYKGGNLYHTDVSLFGEPTEFEYLRKVLFEYMMGRETKTMAKVITTVLKFPDDQTQKILEREDARLMFTSPRSGIF
- the GOLGA4 gene encoding golgin subfamily A member 4 isoform X2 — translated: MFKKLKQKISEEQQQLQQTLAPGQASSNSSTPTRTRSRTSSFTEQLDEGTPNRENASTHASKSSDSVNGSEPSIPQAGDIQSFAQKLQLRVPSVESLFRSPIKESLFRSSSKESLVRTSSRESLNRLDLDSSTANFDPPSDMDSEAEDLVGNSDSLNKEQLIQRLRRMERSLSSYRGKYSELVTAYQMLQREKKKLQGILSQSQDKSLRRIAELREELQMDQQAKKHLQEEFDASLEEKDQYISVLQTQVSLLKQRLRNGPMNVDVLKPLPQLEPQAEFLTKEENPESDVEPVVEDGTSAKTLETLQQRVKRQENLLKRCKETIQSHKEQCTLLTSEKEALQEQLDERLQELEKIKDLHMAEKTKLITQLRDAKNLIEQLEQDKGMVIAETKRQMHETLEMKEEEIAQLRSRIKQMTTQGEELREQKEKSERAAFEELEKALSTAQKTEEARRKLKAEMDEQIKTIEKTSEEERISLQQELSRVKQEVVDVMKKSSEEQIAKLQKLHEKELARKEQELTKKLQTREREFQEQMKVALEKSQSEYLKISQEKEQQESLALEELELQKKAILIESENKLRNLQQEAETYRTRILELESSLEKSLQENKNQSKDLAVHLEAEKNKHNKEITVMVEKHKTELESLKHQHDALWTEKLQVLKQQYQTEMEKLRERCEQEKETLLKDKEILFQAHIEEMNEKTLEKLDVKQTELESLSSELSEVLKARHKLEEELSVLKDQTDKMKQELEAKMDEQKNYHQQQVDSIIKEHEVSIQRTEKALKDQINQLELLLKEKDKHLKEHQTHVENLEADIKRSEGELQQASAKLDVFQSYQSATHEQTKAYEEQLAQLQQKLLDLETERILLTKQVAEVETQKKDVCTELDAHKIQVQDLMQQLEKQNSEMEQKVKSLTQVYESKLEDSNREQEQTKQILVEKENAILQMREGQKKEIEILTQKLSAKEDSIHILNEEYETKFKNQEKKMEKIKQKAKEMQETLKKKLLDQEAKLKKELENTVLELSQKEKQFNAKMLEMAQANSAGISDAVSRLETNQKEQIESLTEVHQRELNDVISIWEKKLNQQAEELQEIHEIQLQEKEQEVAELKQKILLFGCEKEEMNKEITWLKEEGVKQDTTLNELQEQLKQKSAHVNSLAQDETKLKAHLEKLEVDLNNSLKENTFLQEQLVELKMLAEEDKRKVSELTSKLKTTDEEFQSLKSSHESSNKSLEDKSLEFKKLSEELAIQLDICCKKTEALLEAKTNELINISSSKTNAILSRISHCQHHTTKVKEALLIKTCTVSELEAQLRQLTEEQNALNISFQQATHQLEEKENQIKSMKADIESLLTEKEALQKEGGNQQQAASEKESCITQLKKELSENINAVTLMKEELKEKKIEISSLSKQLTDLNVQLQNSISLSEKEAAISSLRKQYDEEKHELLDQVQDLSLKVDTLSKEKISALEQVDHWSNKFSEWKKKAQSRFTQHQNTIKELQIQLELKLKEAHEKDEKINLLKEDLDQQNKRFDCLKGEMEDKKSKMEKKECNLETELKTQTARIVELEDHITQKTIEIETLNEVLKNYNQQKDIEHEELVQKLQHFQELGEEKDNRVKEAEEKILTLENQVYSMKAELETKKKELEHVNLSVKSKEEELKALEDRLESESAAKLAELKKKAEQKIAAIKKQLLSQMEEKEEQYKKGTESHLSELNTKLQEKEREVHILEEKLKSVESSQSETLIVPRSAKNVAACTGQESDSQGCMQKTHEEKISILQRNLTEKEKLLPRVGQEKEETVSSHSEMQCKYQELLIKLEHAEAKQHEDQVMIGHLQEELEEKNKKYSLIVSQHVEEEGCKNNIQAKQNLENVFDDVQKILQEKELSCQILEQKIKELDSCLVRQKEVHRVEMEALTSKYEKLQALQQMDGKNKPTELLEENTDEKSKSHLVQPKLLSNMEAQHNDLEFKLAGAEREKQKLGKEIVRLQKDLRMLRKEHQQELEILKKEYEQEREEKIKQEQEDLELKHNSTLKQLMREFNTQLAQKEQELEMTIKETINKAQEVEAELLESHQEETNQLLKKIAEKDDDLKRTAKRYEEILDAREEEMTTKVMDLQTQLEELQKKYQQKLEQEENPGNDNVTIMELQTQLAQKTTLISDSKLKEQEFREQIHNLEDRLKKYEKNVYATTVGTPYKGGNLYHTDVSLFGEPTEFEYLRKVLFEYMMGRETKTMAKVITTVLKFPDDQTQKILEREDARLMSWLRSSS